Proteins encoded within one genomic window of Anas platyrhynchos isolate ZD024472 breed Pekin duck chromosome 28, IASCAAS_PekinDuck_T2T, whole genome shotgun sequence:
- the ARHGAP23 gene encoding rho GTPase-activating protein 23 isoform X1 — protein MVEESSGRGERGSRRALRGPPPAPSPVAVVSKALWSVERAGKGWRCERAVGVDCSLPEPRCIWLSSLRRHAAAPEPRWPPGPRPRCAPPRTAKGRRPTPGRRDGASPNDNAPPEGPFPWGGPKTVVLRKSTQGGFGFTLRHFIVYPPESAVHSPAKEEENGNRAGPPRSRLEPMDTIFVKNVREDGPAHQAGLRTGDRLVKVNGESIIGKTYSQVIALIQNSDDVLELSIMPKDEDILQLAYSQDAYLKGNEPYSGGAQSIPEPPPLCYPRKTYPFQARGTEPPPGQPPDPRAHRPAGPSAPLSSTRSEGGGSPAHRPEDPQPGGPPQRPAVPHGRPGSFSRSACPGSSASSLPERYGVPPAAPSCYGGGPKHLAEHRTHCGFKEGGGGPRVPGRQECQQALSRWFCSQEPRRSTSEERRYAMPPRYRSVSQDRLGGSAAPRGWPHSASHDTLLQPTREGWPHRARSDHSLGRCGRSMEALEPGALLSPRLDRSAWPPDRLCRATATGPPGTHSSFAPPSSSSSSSATAAAAPREPAAPVQKHPSQPNLQSVDDSGYIGYRSYSPSFQRRTGLLHARSFRDPAFGGLPTFSITQRPAATAAPFPERVTPVAPLPAGPTHPGPPLALEAPQEQRMESSRVPEQHEERREEVVLRQKPPTGRKMPPPLRQMNFVFPDGVKETDICDPPAAGSRGERPAAERSGRRVAPLAAPEDSLASIPFIDEPTSPSIDLKAKHVPASSVVSSAMNSAPAVATSPSSPTFAFALSRHYSQDCSSIKAGRRSSYLLAITTERSKSCDDGLNTFRDEGKILRRMPSRVPSLRMLRSFFTDGSLDSLGTSEDTRSKRHSTSDLSDVTFSDVRKEGWLHYKQILTKKGKKVGGGIRQWKRVFAVLRTHSLYLCKDRREAVTCGPAPGEEEQPISIRACLVDISYSETKRKHVFRLTTADFCEYLFQAEDREDMLAWIKVIRENSKAEGEDPGFASQALINKKLNDYRKVSPAGAKPDSSPKGSRGLGIRAEFLKQTGTSAPRSPRQDAAVMKDESSSQKAPWGINLMKKNKKSAPRAFGVRLEDCQPAPDNKNVPLIVEACCKVVEDRGLEYMGIYRVPGNNAVVSSLQEQLNKGATEINLQDERWQDLNVISSLLKSFFRKLPEPLFTDDKYNDFIEANRIEDASERMRTLRKLIRDLPGHYYETLKFLVGHLKTIADHSEKNKMEPRNLALVFGPTLVRTSEDNMTDMVTHMPDRYKIVETLIQHSDWFFSDKEDKGEKTPVDEKEAQSVPNIEYLLPNIGRTAAPGDAPDSTHSGSAKVKGTWPSRKEPSPRELLAIPFISAVNRKRKKRREAEGFGSSTDDDVEHRDPKGREQEDEEAAAAAPGPGKAPHGPGTEPAAPSLDQESALEPGGTGAEPAPDARSIVSGYSTLSTIDRSLCSEVQSVAESRGEEADDERSEFSHVETDTESREGARARLGQVEGGAGGEDKVPPGRPSFNSHRLIQCDTLARRKLGRPRPAGETPVPTGEGHGGWAPPGRPSLREQLRQRLRSSADDMGVRLRRAHSPETRRKKSSWRRHTVVVPGGLKDLNFNEWKEPRGGLDVPPGPCRDKDSGLSSLESTKARPAAPSPAQPGGATKAPSTKSPPGSPGPPAPGPVPPLRFPQCL, from the exons ATGGTGGAGGAGAGCTCAGGAAGAGGGGAGCGGGGGTCCCGGCGGGCTCTGCGGGGTCCCCCgccggcccccagccccgtggcgGTGGTGAGCAAGGCGCTGTGGAGCGTGGAGCGAGCCGGCAAGGGCTGGCGGTGCGAGCGCGCCGTCGGCGTGGACTGCAGCCTGCCCGAGCCCCGCTGCATCTGGCTGAGCAGCCTGCGCCGCCACGCCGCCGCCCCCGAGCCCCGCTGGCCCCCGGGACCCCGGCCCCGTTGCGCGCCCCCTCGCACCGCCAAGGGCCGCAGG CCAACGCCGGGCCGCAGAGATGGGGCGTCCCCGAACGACAACGCGCCCCCAGAGGGACCCTTCCCCTGGGGGGGCCCGAAGACGGTGGTGCTGCGGAAGAGCACGCAGGGGGGGTTCGGCTTCACCCTCCGCCACTTCATCGTCTACCCCCCCGAGTCGGCCGTGCACTCCCCGGCCAAG gaggaggagaatggGAACCGAGCAG GTCCCCCCCGGAGCCGCCTGGAGCCCATGGACACCATTTTCGTGAAGAACGTGCGGGAGGACGGGCCGGCACACCAAGCCGGGCTGCGCACCG GGGACCGGCTGGTCAAGGTGAACGGGGAGAGCATCATTGGCAAAACCTACTCGCAGGTCATCGCCCTGATCCAGAACAG TGACGATGTGCTGGAGCTCTCCATCATGCCCAAGGACGAGGACATCCTCCAGCTG GCGTACTCGCAGGATGCCTACCTGAAGGGCAACGAGCCGTACTCCGGCGGGGCGCAGAGCATCCCCGAGCCCCCTCCCCTCTGTTACCCACGCAAGACCTACCCCTTCCAGGCGCGGGGCACCGAGCCGCCCCCCGGCCAACCTCCGGACCCCCGCGCACACCGCCCCGCCGGCCCCTCGGCCCCACTCAGCAGCACCCGCAGCGAGGGGGGTGGCAGCCCCGCGCATCGCCCCGAGGACCCGCAGCCTGGGGgccccccgcagcgccctgctgtgccccacgGGCGCCCCGGCTCCTTCTCCCGAAGCGCCTGCCCCGGCTCCAGCGCATCGTCTCTGCCCGAGCGGTACGGGGTCCCGCCCGCTGCCCCCTCCTGCtacggggggggtcccaagcACCTCGCGGAGCACCGGACTCACTGCGGCTTCAaggagggcggcgggggcccGCGGGTGCCGGGCCGGCAGGAGTGCCAGCAGGCTCTGTCCCGCTGGTTCTGCAGCCAGGAGCCGCGGCGCAGCACCTCGGAGGAGCGCCGCTACGCCATGCCCCCCCGCTACCGCAGCGTGTCCCAGGACCGCTTGGGGGGCTCGGCGGCCCCCCGGGGCTGGCCCCACAGCGCCTCGCACGacaccctgctgcagcccacCCGCGAGGGCTGGCCGCACCGAGCCCGCTCCGACCACAGCCTGGGCCGCTGCGGGCGCTCCATGGAGGCGCTGGAGCCCGGCGCCCTGCTCTCCCCTCGCCTCGACCGCTCCGCTTGGCCACCCGACAGGCTCTGCCGCGCCACGGCCACGGGGCCACCCGGCACGCACAGCTCCTTCGcgcccccttcctcctcctcctcctcctccgccaccgccgcTGCTGCCCCGCGGGAGCCGGCAGCCCCCGTGCAGAAGCACCCGTCGCAGCCCAACCTGCAGAGCGTGGACGATTCGGGCTACATCGGCTACCGCAGCTACAGCCCCTCCTTCCAGCGCCGCACCGGGCTGCTGCACGCCCGCTCCTTCCGCGACCCGGCCTTCGGTGGCCTCCCCACCTTCAGCATCACGCAGCGGCCGGCCGCCACCGCAGCCCCGTTCCCGGAGAGGGTGACCCCCGTCGCCCCCCTGCCTGCCGGCCCCACTCATCCCGGCCCCCCGCTGGCCCTCGAAGCCCCCCAGGAGCAGCGGATGGAGAGCAGCCGGGTGCCCGAGCAGCACGAGGAGCGGAGGGAGGAGGTGGTCCTGCGTCAGAAGCCACCCACGGGCCGCAAGATGCCGCCCCCCCTGCGGCAGATGAACTTTGTGTTCCCCGATGGGGTGAAGGAGACGGACATTTGTGACCCGCCGGCAGCCGGCAGCAGAGGGGAGAGGCCGGCAGCCGAGCGCTCGGGCCGGCGCGTGGCCCCCTTGGCGGCCCCCGAGGACTCCTTGGCCTCCATCCCCTTCATCG ACGAGCCCACGAGCCCCAGCATCGACCTGAAGGCCAAGCACGTCCCTGCCTCCTCCGTCGTCTCCAGTGCCATGAACTCTGCCCCCGCCGTTGCCACCAGCCCCTCCTCGCCCACCTTTGCCTTCGCCCTGAGCCGGCACTACTCGCAGGACTGCA GCAGCATCAAGGCCGGCCGCCGCTCTTCCTACCTCCTGGCCATCACCACCGAGCGCTCCAAGTCATGCGACGATGGTCTGAACACATTTCGGGATGAGGGGAAGATCctcag GAGGATGCCCAGCCGGGTCCCCAGCCTCCGCATGCTCAGGAGCTTCTTCACCGACGGG TCTCTGGACAGCCTCGGTACGTCCGAAGACACCCGCTCCAAAAGGCACTCCACCTCCGACCTCTCGGACGTGACGTTCAGCGACGTGAGGAAGGAGGGCTGGCTCCACTACAAGCAGATCCTCACCAAAAAGGGGAAG AAAGTCGGTGGAGGCATCCGGCAGTGGAAGCGCGTCTTCGCCGTGCTGCGCACCCACTCGCTGTACCTGTGCAAGGACAGGCGGGAGGCAGTGACCTGCGGCCCGGCCCCaggtgaggaggagcagccgATCAGCATCCGAGCGTGCCTGGTGGACATTTCCTACAGCGAGACCAAGAGGAAGCACGTCTTCCGCCTGACGACCGCTGACTTCTGTGAATATCTCTTTCAGGCAGAGGATCGGGAAGACATGCTGGCCTGGATCAAAGTCATCAGGGAGAACAGCAAGGCCGAGGGCGAG GACCCCGGTTTTGCCAGCCAAGCGCTTATCAACAAGAAGCTAAACGACTACCGGAAAGTGAG CCCGGCGGGTGCCAAGCCCGACTCCTCGCCCAAGGGCTCCCGTGGGCTGGGGATCAGAGCCGAGTTCCTGAAGCAGACGGGAACCAGCGCACCCCGGTCCCCGAGGCAGGATGCGGCCGTAATGAAAG ATGAGAGCAGCTCCCAGAAAGCCCCTTGGGGCATCAACCTCatgaagaagaacaaaaaatctGCCCCCCGAGCCTTTGGTGTCAGGCTGGAGGACTGCCAGCCTGCCCCGGACAACAAG AACGTGCCCCTGATCGTCGAAGCCTGCTGCAAGGTGGTGGAGGACCGCGGGCTGGAGTACATGGGCATCTACCGCGTGCCCGGGAACAACGCCGTGGTGTccagcctgcaggagcagctcaaCAAGGGAGCCACTGAGATCAACCTGCAGGACGAG cgGTGGCAGGACCTGAACGTCATCAGCAGCCTTTTGAAATCCTTCTTCCGAAAGCTGCCCGAGCCGCTCTTCACCGATG ATAAGTACAACGACTTCATCGAGGCCAACCGCATAGAGGACGCCAGCGAGAGGATGAGGACGCTGAGGAAGCTG ATCCGGGACCTGCCAGGTCACTACTACGAGACGCTCAAGTTCCTGGTGGGCCACCTGAAGACCATTGCGGACCACTCGGAGAAGAACAAG ATGGAGCCCCGAAACCTGGCCCTGGTGTTCGGCCCCACGCTGGTGCGGACGTCCGAGGACAACATGACCGACATGGTGACGCACATGCCCGACCGCTACAAAATCGTGGAGACCCTCATCCAGCAC TCAGACTGGTTCTTCAGCGACAAGGAGGACAAGGGCGAGAAG ACCCCCGTGGACGAGAAGGAGGCGCAGTCGGTGCCCAACATCGAGTACCTGCTGCCCAACATCGGCAGGACCGCGGCGCCCGGCGATGCCCCAG ACTCGACCCACAGCGGCTCTGCCAAAGTGAAG GGCACGTGGCCGTCGCGCAAGGAGCCATCGCCCCGAGAGCTCCTCGCCATCCCCTTCATCTCAGCCGTCAACCGCAAGAGGAAGAAGCGGCGAGAGGCCGAGGGCTTCGGCAGCAGCACCGATGACGACGTGGAGCACAGGGACCCCAAGGGCCGGGagcaggaggatgaggaggccGCGGCGGCCGCGCCGGGGCCCGGCAAAGCTCCCCACGGCCCTGGCACCGAgccggcagcccccagcctggaTCAGGAGAGCGCCTTGGAGCCCGGGGGCACCGGGGCCGAGCCGGCGCCGGACGCCCGCTCCATCGTGTCGGGCTACTCCACCCTGTCCACCATCGACCGCAGCCTGTGCTCCGAGGTGCAGTCGGTGGCCGAGAGCCGCGGGGAGGAGGCGGACGACGAGCGCAGCGAATTCAGCCACGTGGAGACGGACACGGAGAGCCGGGAGGGCGCCCGGGCCAGGCTGGGGCAGGTGGAGGGGGGCGCAGGGGGCGAGGACAAGGTGCCCCCCGGGCGCCCCTCCTTCAACTCCCACCGCCTCATCCAGTGCGACACGCTGGCCCGTAGGAAGCTGGGGAGGCCGCGGCCGGCCGGCGAGACCCCGGTGCCCACCGGGGAGGGCCATGGTGGCTGGGCCCCCCCCGGGCGGCCCTCGCTGCGGGAGCAGCTCCGGCAGCGCCTGCGCTCCTCGGCCGACGACATGGGGGTGCGCCTGCGCCGAGCCCACTCCCCGGAGACGCGCCGCAAGAAGAGCAGCTGGCGCCGGCACACCGTGGTGGTGCCCGGCGGCCTCAAGGACCTCAACTTCAACGAGTGGAAGGAGCCGCGGGGGGGTCTCGACGTCCCCCCAGGGCCGTGCCGTGACAAGGACTCGGGGCTCAGCAGCCTGGAGTCCACCAAAGCCCGGCCCGCGgcgcccagcccagcccagcccggtgGTGCCACCAAAGCACCCAGCACCAAGAGCCCCCCGGGCAGCCCAGGCCCCCCGGCTcccggccccgtgccccccctgcGCTTCCCCCAATGTCTCTGA
- the ARHGAP23 gene encoding rho GTPase-activating protein 23 isoform X2 yields MNGIAFCLVGIPPPAPTPGRRDGASPNDNAPPEGPFPWGGPKTVVLRKSTQGGFGFTLRHFIVYPPESAVHSPAKEEENGNRAGPPRSRLEPMDTIFVKNVREDGPAHQAGLRTGDRLVKVNGESIIGKTYSQVIALIQNSDDVLELSIMPKDEDILQLAYSQDAYLKGNEPYSGGAQSIPEPPPLCYPRKTYPFQARGTEPPPGQPPDPRAHRPAGPSAPLSSTRSEGGGSPAHRPEDPQPGGPPQRPAVPHGRPGSFSRSACPGSSASSLPERYGVPPAAPSCYGGGPKHLAEHRTHCGFKEGGGGPRVPGRQECQQALSRWFCSQEPRRSTSEERRYAMPPRYRSVSQDRLGGSAAPRGWPHSASHDTLLQPTREGWPHRARSDHSLGRCGRSMEALEPGALLSPRLDRSAWPPDRLCRATATGPPGTHSSFAPPSSSSSSSATAAAAPREPAAPVQKHPSQPNLQSVDDSGYIGYRSYSPSFQRRTGLLHARSFRDPAFGGLPTFSITQRPAATAAPFPERVTPVAPLPAGPTHPGPPLALEAPQEQRMESSRVPEQHEERREEVVLRQKPPTGRKMPPPLRQMNFVFPDGVKETDICDPPAAGSRGERPAAERSGRRVAPLAAPEDSLASIPFIDEPTSPSIDLKAKHVPASSVVSSAMNSAPAVATSPSSPTFAFALSRHYSQDCSSIKAGRRSSYLLAITTERSKSCDDGLNTFRDEGKILRRMPSRVPSLRMLRSFFTDGSLDSLGTSEDTRSKRHSTSDLSDVTFSDVRKEGWLHYKQILTKKGKKVGGGIRQWKRVFAVLRTHSLYLCKDRREAVTCGPAPGEEEQPISIRACLVDISYSETKRKHVFRLTTADFCEYLFQAEDREDMLAWIKVIRENSKAEGEDPGFASQALINKKLNDYRKVSPAGAKPDSSPKGSRGLGIRAEFLKQTGTSAPRSPRQDAAVMKDESSSQKAPWGINLMKKNKKSAPRAFGVRLEDCQPAPDNKNVPLIVEACCKVVEDRGLEYMGIYRVPGNNAVVSSLQEQLNKGATEINLQDERWQDLNVISSLLKSFFRKLPEPLFTDDKYNDFIEANRIEDASERMRTLRKLIRDLPGHYYETLKFLVGHLKTIADHSEKNKMEPRNLALVFGPTLVRTSEDNMTDMVTHMPDRYKIVETLIQHSDWFFSDKEDKGEKTPVDEKEAQSVPNIEYLLPNIGRTAAPGDAPDSTHSGSAKVKGTWPSRKEPSPRELLAIPFISAVNRKRKKRREAEGFGSSTDDDVEHRDPKGREQEDEEAAAAAPGPGKAPHGPGTEPAAPSLDQESALEPGGTGAEPAPDARSIVSGYSTLSTIDRSLCSEVQSVAESRGEEADDERSEFSHVETDTESREGARARLGQVEGGAGGEDKVPPGRPSFNSHRLIQCDTLARRKLGRPRPAGETPVPTGEGHGGWAPPGRPSLREQLRQRLRSSADDMGVRLRRAHSPETRRKKSSWRRHTVVVPGGLKDLNFNEWKEPRGGLDVPPGPCRDKDSGLSSLESTKARPAAPSPAQPGGATKAPSTKSPPGSPGPPAPGPVPPLRFPQCL; encoded by the exons CCAACGCCGGGCCGCAGAGATGGGGCGTCCCCGAACGACAACGCGCCCCCAGAGGGACCCTTCCCCTGGGGGGGCCCGAAGACGGTGGTGCTGCGGAAGAGCACGCAGGGGGGGTTCGGCTTCACCCTCCGCCACTTCATCGTCTACCCCCCCGAGTCGGCCGTGCACTCCCCGGCCAAG gaggaggagaatggGAACCGAGCAG GTCCCCCCCGGAGCCGCCTGGAGCCCATGGACACCATTTTCGTGAAGAACGTGCGGGAGGACGGGCCGGCACACCAAGCCGGGCTGCGCACCG GGGACCGGCTGGTCAAGGTGAACGGGGAGAGCATCATTGGCAAAACCTACTCGCAGGTCATCGCCCTGATCCAGAACAG TGACGATGTGCTGGAGCTCTCCATCATGCCCAAGGACGAGGACATCCTCCAGCTG GCGTACTCGCAGGATGCCTACCTGAAGGGCAACGAGCCGTACTCCGGCGGGGCGCAGAGCATCCCCGAGCCCCCTCCCCTCTGTTACCCACGCAAGACCTACCCCTTCCAGGCGCGGGGCACCGAGCCGCCCCCCGGCCAACCTCCGGACCCCCGCGCACACCGCCCCGCCGGCCCCTCGGCCCCACTCAGCAGCACCCGCAGCGAGGGGGGTGGCAGCCCCGCGCATCGCCCCGAGGACCCGCAGCCTGGGGgccccccgcagcgccctgctgtgccccacgGGCGCCCCGGCTCCTTCTCCCGAAGCGCCTGCCCCGGCTCCAGCGCATCGTCTCTGCCCGAGCGGTACGGGGTCCCGCCCGCTGCCCCCTCCTGCtacggggggggtcccaagcACCTCGCGGAGCACCGGACTCACTGCGGCTTCAaggagggcggcgggggcccGCGGGTGCCGGGCCGGCAGGAGTGCCAGCAGGCTCTGTCCCGCTGGTTCTGCAGCCAGGAGCCGCGGCGCAGCACCTCGGAGGAGCGCCGCTACGCCATGCCCCCCCGCTACCGCAGCGTGTCCCAGGACCGCTTGGGGGGCTCGGCGGCCCCCCGGGGCTGGCCCCACAGCGCCTCGCACGacaccctgctgcagcccacCCGCGAGGGCTGGCCGCACCGAGCCCGCTCCGACCACAGCCTGGGCCGCTGCGGGCGCTCCATGGAGGCGCTGGAGCCCGGCGCCCTGCTCTCCCCTCGCCTCGACCGCTCCGCTTGGCCACCCGACAGGCTCTGCCGCGCCACGGCCACGGGGCCACCCGGCACGCACAGCTCCTTCGcgcccccttcctcctcctcctcctcctccgccaccgccgcTGCTGCCCCGCGGGAGCCGGCAGCCCCCGTGCAGAAGCACCCGTCGCAGCCCAACCTGCAGAGCGTGGACGATTCGGGCTACATCGGCTACCGCAGCTACAGCCCCTCCTTCCAGCGCCGCACCGGGCTGCTGCACGCCCGCTCCTTCCGCGACCCGGCCTTCGGTGGCCTCCCCACCTTCAGCATCACGCAGCGGCCGGCCGCCACCGCAGCCCCGTTCCCGGAGAGGGTGACCCCCGTCGCCCCCCTGCCTGCCGGCCCCACTCATCCCGGCCCCCCGCTGGCCCTCGAAGCCCCCCAGGAGCAGCGGATGGAGAGCAGCCGGGTGCCCGAGCAGCACGAGGAGCGGAGGGAGGAGGTGGTCCTGCGTCAGAAGCCACCCACGGGCCGCAAGATGCCGCCCCCCCTGCGGCAGATGAACTTTGTGTTCCCCGATGGGGTGAAGGAGACGGACATTTGTGACCCGCCGGCAGCCGGCAGCAGAGGGGAGAGGCCGGCAGCCGAGCGCTCGGGCCGGCGCGTGGCCCCCTTGGCGGCCCCCGAGGACTCCTTGGCCTCCATCCCCTTCATCG ACGAGCCCACGAGCCCCAGCATCGACCTGAAGGCCAAGCACGTCCCTGCCTCCTCCGTCGTCTCCAGTGCCATGAACTCTGCCCCCGCCGTTGCCACCAGCCCCTCCTCGCCCACCTTTGCCTTCGCCCTGAGCCGGCACTACTCGCAGGACTGCA GCAGCATCAAGGCCGGCCGCCGCTCTTCCTACCTCCTGGCCATCACCACCGAGCGCTCCAAGTCATGCGACGATGGTCTGAACACATTTCGGGATGAGGGGAAGATCctcag GAGGATGCCCAGCCGGGTCCCCAGCCTCCGCATGCTCAGGAGCTTCTTCACCGACGGG TCTCTGGACAGCCTCGGTACGTCCGAAGACACCCGCTCCAAAAGGCACTCCACCTCCGACCTCTCGGACGTGACGTTCAGCGACGTGAGGAAGGAGGGCTGGCTCCACTACAAGCAGATCCTCACCAAAAAGGGGAAG AAAGTCGGTGGAGGCATCCGGCAGTGGAAGCGCGTCTTCGCCGTGCTGCGCACCCACTCGCTGTACCTGTGCAAGGACAGGCGGGAGGCAGTGACCTGCGGCCCGGCCCCaggtgaggaggagcagccgATCAGCATCCGAGCGTGCCTGGTGGACATTTCCTACAGCGAGACCAAGAGGAAGCACGTCTTCCGCCTGACGACCGCTGACTTCTGTGAATATCTCTTTCAGGCAGAGGATCGGGAAGACATGCTGGCCTGGATCAAAGTCATCAGGGAGAACAGCAAGGCCGAGGGCGAG GACCCCGGTTTTGCCAGCCAAGCGCTTATCAACAAGAAGCTAAACGACTACCGGAAAGTGAG CCCGGCGGGTGCCAAGCCCGACTCCTCGCCCAAGGGCTCCCGTGGGCTGGGGATCAGAGCCGAGTTCCTGAAGCAGACGGGAACCAGCGCACCCCGGTCCCCGAGGCAGGATGCGGCCGTAATGAAAG ATGAGAGCAGCTCCCAGAAAGCCCCTTGGGGCATCAACCTCatgaagaagaacaaaaaatctGCCCCCCGAGCCTTTGGTGTCAGGCTGGAGGACTGCCAGCCTGCCCCGGACAACAAG AACGTGCCCCTGATCGTCGAAGCCTGCTGCAAGGTGGTGGAGGACCGCGGGCTGGAGTACATGGGCATCTACCGCGTGCCCGGGAACAACGCCGTGGTGTccagcctgcaggagcagctcaaCAAGGGAGCCACTGAGATCAACCTGCAGGACGAG cgGTGGCAGGACCTGAACGTCATCAGCAGCCTTTTGAAATCCTTCTTCCGAAAGCTGCCCGAGCCGCTCTTCACCGATG ATAAGTACAACGACTTCATCGAGGCCAACCGCATAGAGGACGCCAGCGAGAGGATGAGGACGCTGAGGAAGCTG ATCCGGGACCTGCCAGGTCACTACTACGAGACGCTCAAGTTCCTGGTGGGCCACCTGAAGACCATTGCGGACCACTCGGAGAAGAACAAG ATGGAGCCCCGAAACCTGGCCCTGGTGTTCGGCCCCACGCTGGTGCGGACGTCCGAGGACAACATGACCGACATGGTGACGCACATGCCCGACCGCTACAAAATCGTGGAGACCCTCATCCAGCAC TCAGACTGGTTCTTCAGCGACAAGGAGGACAAGGGCGAGAAG ACCCCCGTGGACGAGAAGGAGGCGCAGTCGGTGCCCAACATCGAGTACCTGCTGCCCAACATCGGCAGGACCGCGGCGCCCGGCGATGCCCCAG ACTCGACCCACAGCGGCTCTGCCAAAGTGAAG GGCACGTGGCCGTCGCGCAAGGAGCCATCGCCCCGAGAGCTCCTCGCCATCCCCTTCATCTCAGCCGTCAACCGCAAGAGGAAGAAGCGGCGAGAGGCCGAGGGCTTCGGCAGCAGCACCGATGACGACGTGGAGCACAGGGACCCCAAGGGCCGGGagcaggaggatgaggaggccGCGGCGGCCGCGCCGGGGCCCGGCAAAGCTCCCCACGGCCCTGGCACCGAgccggcagcccccagcctggaTCAGGAGAGCGCCTTGGAGCCCGGGGGCACCGGGGCCGAGCCGGCGCCGGACGCCCGCTCCATCGTGTCGGGCTACTCCACCCTGTCCACCATCGACCGCAGCCTGTGCTCCGAGGTGCAGTCGGTGGCCGAGAGCCGCGGGGAGGAGGCGGACGACGAGCGCAGCGAATTCAGCCACGTGGAGACGGACACGGAGAGCCGGGAGGGCGCCCGGGCCAGGCTGGGGCAGGTGGAGGGGGGCGCAGGGGGCGAGGACAAGGTGCCCCCCGGGCGCCCCTCCTTCAACTCCCACCGCCTCATCCAGTGCGACACGCTGGCCCGTAGGAAGCTGGGGAGGCCGCGGCCGGCCGGCGAGACCCCGGTGCCCACCGGGGAGGGCCATGGTGGCTGGGCCCCCCCCGGGCGGCCCTCGCTGCGGGAGCAGCTCCGGCAGCGCCTGCGCTCCTCGGCCGACGACATGGGGGTGCGCCTGCGCCGAGCCCACTCCCCGGAGACGCGCCGCAAGAAGAGCAGCTGGCGCCGGCACACCGTGGTGGTGCCCGGCGGCCTCAAGGACCTCAACTTCAACGAGTGGAAGGAGCCGCGGGGGGGTCTCGACGTCCCCCCAGGGCCGTGCCGTGACAAGGACTCGGGGCTCAGCAGCCTGGAGTCCACCAAAGCCCGGCCCGCGgcgcccagcccagcccagcccggtgGTGCCACCAAAGCACCCAGCACCAAGAGCCCCCCGGGCAGCCCAGGCCCCCCGGCTcccggccccgtgccccccctgcGCTTCCCCCAATGTCTCTGA